A stretch of DNA from Nitratireductor thuwali:
GCGCCAGTGGGTGCCGATCAGATCGGAATCGTTGATATAGGCGTCGTAGATGTTCTCGCCGGACTGCATCTGCGTCTGCAGCTTCTCGACGACGTCGCCCTCGCCGATCAGGTCGTGGGTGATCTTGATGCCGGTAATGGCCGTGAAGGCAGGCGCCAGGACCTTGGACTCGTATTCATGCGTGGTGATCGTCTCCGACACCACTTTGATGTCCATGCCCTGGAACGGTTCGGCGGCGTCGACGAACCATTGCATCTCCGCTTCCTGTTCCTCGCGCGACAGCGTCGACAGGTCGCCGATCTCGGCGTCGAGGAACTGCCGTGCTTCCTCCATTCCCGCCATGGCGCCGCCGCTGGTCATCAGCAGCATCAGCGCCGAGGTTGTCATTAACAAGTGCCGTTGCATGGTATCCTCCCTAGCAAATTTTCGCACTCAATCGGAGAAGCCGCGACGCGGCGCTCCAGCCGTTTCTCCCCCTAAACCAACCGAAACACGCCGATGGCGTAGACGATCGATAGAGCGAGAGCCCACCACAGGTTGGGACCGACCAGTCCCAGCCATGCGAGATGAATGAAGGCGCTGCCTAGCAGCGATACGAAGAGCCGGTCTCCGCGCGTCGTCTCGAAGCGCAGAATGCCCACGCGGGGGTGCCCGCCCGGCGAAAAATACTCCCACACGCCCATCGAAATCATCAGCAGCGCGATCACGATGAAGAATGTGGCGGTCGGCCAGGTCCAGGCCATCCATGACAGGTCCATCCTTGCCGCCTCCTATACCCGGCCAAGGGCAAAGCCCTTGGCGATGTAATTGCGCACGAAATAGATCACGAGCGCGCCCGGAATGATGGTCAGGACACCGGCCGCCGCCAACACGCCCCAGTCGAGCCCGGAGGCCGAAACGGTCCGCGTCATGGTGGCGGCGATCGGCTTGGCGTCGGTCGTCGTCAGCGTGCGCGCGATCAAAAGTTCCACCCAGGAGAACATGAAGCAGAAGAAGGCGGCGACGCCGATGCCCGACGCGATCAGCGGCATGAATATCTTCACGAAGAAGCGCGGGAACGAATAGCCGTCGATATAGGCGGTCTCGTCGATCTCCTTGGGCACGCCGGACATGAAGCCTTCCAGGATCCATACCGCCAGCGGCACGTTGAACAGGCAGTGCGCGATGGCGACCGCGATGTGCGTATCGATCAGGTTGAAGGCCGAGTAGAGCTGAAAGAACGGCAGGGCGAACACCGCCGGCGGAGCCATG
This window harbors:
- a CDS encoding DUF2160 domain-containing protein codes for the protein MDLSWMAWTWPTATFFIVIALLMISMGVWEYFSPGGHPRVGILRFETTRGDRLFVSLLGSAFIHLAWLGLVGPNLWWALALSIVYAIGVFRLV
- a CDS encoding carbohydrate ABC transporter permease → MLKRGTQSRFWWLVPTIYIIFLMLPIYWLINMSFKTNSEILSTFSLWPQEPTLANYAVIFTDPSWYSGYINSIIYVVLNTVISVSAALPAAYAFSRYRFLGDKHLFFWLLTNRMAPPAVFALPFFQLYSAFNLIDTHIAVAIAHCLFNVPLAVWILEGFMSGVPKEIDETAYIDGYSFPRFFVKIFMPLIASGIGVAAFFCFMFSWVELLIARTLTTTDAKPIAATMTRTVSASGLDWGVLAAAGVLTIIPGALVIYFVRNYIAKGFALGRV